The following are encoded in a window of Nibricoccus aquaticus genomic DNA:
- a CDS encoding response regulator, which translates to MLSKRLLIGHRIALGFSVPLAALIIIGFFSLKNLEEMQREARLVTHTVEVIGELRSFTTGVSRLESVGRGYAISGEEELKADFESYRHSTAESVGTLRRLTADNPLQVARLDQLQAAVALRAQLSFGLITARDQGGATVAQMADLVRRGQDSSEKIWALSGEMEREETSLLLQRQEAAAAAGKFTRNFVVYGSALALVVVALGGMILNGSITRPLEKLRVSAVRIGDGDYAHRVSIPNADEVGHVAHVFNAMAAQVEQRQAALAGQDWLKTGLAKLAMLFQKQRDPLEIARLVLNEIAVQLDVPQAALYRVAGEGGVESLRLAAGFATDNPPLEFKSGQGLVGQCHQEGRRILITGTPPDYLRIGSALGGSKPAVVLVEPVVFEGQVKAVLELASFKAFTPLQLEFVRQLAANLGVVLQAVESMLRTEELLRRSQELAVQLEAQKHVLADKNTELEAQADRLRKSELLLQEQQVELTQTNEELEQSNEELQQSNEEMEEKSNLLATQKRDLEHSNRAIEKARLELQEQARQLATTSKYKSDFLATMSHELRTPLNSLLILARLLAENRETNLTAKQVQFAQTIESSGADLLEMINQILDLAKIESGTVELQLDDVSPVDLQRSMEQQFRHVAETKQLGFTVSVAEGLPAAVHTDVRRLHQVLKNLLSNAFKFTERGSVSVEIRPVTQGWRRKSASLEGAAAVVAIAVSDTGIGIAKDKQQIVFESFQQADAGTSRRFGGTGLGLSISREIALMLGGVLQLESEEGKGSTFTLFLPARIDAELARSSAVDSRMAVPARSELPVSEAPAALAQSLELADMPAGWDEPGVDDDRDNIVPEDRVILIIEDDTRFSAILVDFAREKRFKALVARSARHGMAMAQRFQPVAITLDLRLIDEDGWLVLDRLKHDERTRHIPVHVISVEPARGRGLRLGAVSYLQKPVSKEAITEILQQTVDFIERPVKSLLVVEDDMVQRDTIRELIGNGDVHTTTVGSAAEALEALAKEKFDCIVMDLMLPDKPGVQLIREINTRLGLQAPPVIVYTGKDLSPAEETELRSLSESIIVKDARSPERLLDETALFLHRVQSRLPESKRRMLEQVRKQDALLTGRRVLVVDDDVRNIFALTARLEAYGMIVTFAESGKAAIDQLQADPVCDVVLMDVMMPEMDGYEAIRRLRADSRFARLPIISVTAKAMKGDRERCIEAGASDYITKPVDTEKLISLLRVWLYR; encoded by the coding sequence GTGCTTTCAAAACGACTACTCATCGGTCATCGCATCGCTCTTGGTTTTAGCGTCCCCCTCGCGGCGCTGATCATCATCGGTTTTTTCAGTCTGAAGAATCTTGAGGAGATGCAGCGGGAGGCGCGGCTGGTCACACACACGGTTGAAGTGATCGGGGAGCTGCGGTCGTTTACCACGGGCGTCTCACGTCTGGAGTCGGTAGGAAGAGGATACGCGATCTCCGGGGAGGAGGAGCTCAAGGCGGACTTTGAATCTTATCGGCATTCCACGGCGGAGTCGGTCGGTACTTTGCGCAGGTTGACGGCGGATAATCCGTTGCAGGTGGCGCGTCTCGATCAGCTGCAGGCAGCGGTGGCGTTGCGCGCGCAGCTTTCTTTCGGTTTGATCACAGCGCGCGATCAAGGTGGGGCTACGGTCGCGCAAATGGCCGATCTGGTGCGGCGCGGGCAGGACTCGTCTGAAAAGATATGGGCGCTGTCCGGCGAGATGGAGCGCGAGGAGACGAGCCTTCTCCTGCAGCGGCAGGAAGCGGCGGCGGCGGCGGGGAAGTTCACCCGTAATTTCGTGGTGTATGGATCGGCGCTGGCGCTGGTCGTGGTCGCTTTGGGCGGGATGATTTTGAACGGCAGCATCACGCGGCCGCTGGAAAAATTGCGGGTGAGCGCGGTGCGGATCGGCGATGGAGACTACGCTCATCGCGTCTCTATTCCTAATGCGGATGAGGTCGGGCATGTGGCGCATGTGTTTAACGCGATGGCCGCGCAGGTGGAGCAGCGGCAGGCGGCGCTGGCCGGGCAGGACTGGCTGAAGACGGGGCTCGCGAAGCTGGCCATGCTTTTTCAGAAGCAGCGCGATCCGCTGGAAATCGCACGTCTGGTGCTCAACGAAATCGCCGTGCAGCTGGATGTGCCGCAAGCGGCACTGTATCGCGTGGCCGGGGAGGGCGGCGTGGAATCGCTGCGGCTGGCGGCTGGTTTCGCGACAGATAACCCGCCGCTGGAATTCAAGAGCGGGCAGGGCCTGGTCGGCCAGTGCCATCAGGAGGGGCGGCGTATCCTGATCACGGGCACACCGCCGGACTATCTGCGGATCGGCTCGGCCCTGGGCGGCTCGAAGCCGGCGGTGGTGCTGGTGGAGCCGGTGGTGTTCGAGGGACAGGTGAAGGCGGTGCTGGAGCTGGCGTCGTTCAAGGCGTTCACGCCTTTGCAGCTGGAGTTTGTGCGTCAGCTTGCCGCGAACCTCGGCGTCGTGCTGCAGGCGGTCGAGTCCATGCTGAGGACAGAGGAACTGCTTCGCCGTTCGCAGGAGCTGGCGGTGCAGCTGGAGGCGCAGAAACATGTGCTGGCGGACAAGAACACCGAGCTGGAAGCGCAGGCGGACCGTTTGCGGAAATCGGAGCTGTTGCTGCAGGAGCAACAGGTGGAACTCACGCAGACCAATGAGGAGTTGGAGCAATCGAATGAGGAGTTGCAGCAGTCGAACGAAGAGATGGAGGAAAAATCCAATCTGCTCGCGACTCAGAAGCGGGATCTGGAGCACTCCAACCGCGCCATCGAGAAGGCGCGATTAGAGCTGCAGGAGCAGGCGCGGCAGCTGGCGACGACCTCGAAGTACAAATCGGACTTCCTCGCGACGATGTCGCACGAGCTGCGCACGCCGTTGAACAGTCTGCTCATCCTGGCGCGTCTGCTTGCGGAGAATCGTGAAACGAATCTGACAGCGAAGCAGGTGCAGTTTGCGCAGACGATCGAGTCGTCGGGCGCGGATCTGCTGGAGATGATCAACCAGATCCTCGATCTGGCGAAGATCGAGTCGGGCACGGTCGAGTTGCAGCTGGATGATGTTTCGCCGGTGGATTTGCAGCGCTCGATGGAGCAGCAATTCCGGCATGTCGCGGAGACCAAGCAGCTGGGCTTCACGGTGAGTGTGGCGGAGGGATTGCCGGCAGCGGTCCACACGGACGTGCGCCGTCTGCATCAGGTTTTGAAGAATCTGCTTTCGAACGCGTTTAAGTTTACGGAGCGCGGTTCGGTGAGCGTGGAGATCCGCCCGGTCACGCAAGGCTGGCGGCGGAAGTCGGCGTCGCTGGAGGGCGCGGCGGCGGTGGTGGCGATTGCGGTGAGCGACACGGGTATCGGCATCGCGAAGGACAAGCAGCAGATCGTGTTCGAGTCGTTTCAGCAGGCGGATGCGGGGACGTCGCGGAGGTTTGGCGGCACAGGTCTCGGACTGTCGATCAGCCGGGAAATCGCGCTGATGCTTGGCGGTGTGTTGCAGCTGGAGAGCGAGGAGGGCAAGGGCAGCACGTTTACTTTGTTTCTGCCCGCGCGCATCGACGCGGAGCTGGCGCGGAGCTCGGCGGTGGATAGCCGGATGGCCGTTCCTGCCCGCAGTGAGTTGCCTGTCAGTGAAGCGCCCGCAGCACTCGCGCAGTCTTTGGAATTGGCGGACATGCCGGCCGGCTGGGATGAGCCGGGCGTGGACGATGATCGCGATAACATCGTGCCGGAGGATCGCGTGATTCTGATCATCGAAGACGATACGCGGTTCTCGGCCATCCTGGTGGATTTTGCGCGCGAGAAGCGGTTCAAGGCGCTCGTGGCCCGGAGTGCGCGGCACGGGATGGCGATGGCGCAGCGTTTCCAGCCGGTCGCGATCACGCTCGATCTGCGACTCATCGACGAAGATGGCTGGCTGGTGCTGGACCGTTTGAAGCATGACGAACGCACGCGGCATATCCCGGTACACGTGATCTCGGTCGAGCCGGCGCGTGGGCGCGGGTTGCGGCTGGGGGCGGTTTCTTATCTGCAAAAGCCGGTGAGCAAGGAGGCGATCACGGAGATCCTTCAGCAGACGGTGGATTTCATCGAACGTCCGGTAAAGAGCCTGCTCGTGGTCGAGGATGACATGGTGCAGCGCGACACGATCCGGGAGTTGATCGGTAACGGCGATGTGCATACGACGACAGTCGGCAGCGCGGCCGAGGCGCTCGAGGCGCTCGCGAAGGAGAAGTTCGACTGCATCGTCATGGATTTGATGCTGCCCGATAAGCCAGGTGTGCAGCTGATCCGGGAGATCAACACGCGGCTCGGGCTGCAGGCGCCGCCGGTCATCGTGTACACGGGCAAGGACCTATCGCCCGCGGAAGAGACGGAGCTGAGGTCGCTGTCGGAATCTATCATCGTGAAGGATGCGCGCTCGCCGGAGCGGCTGCTCGATGAGACGGCGCTTTTCCTGCATCGCGTGCAGTCGCGGCTGCCGGAATCGAAGCGCCGGATGCTGGAGCAAGTGCGCAAGCAGGACGCGTTGCTCACGGGGCGTCGTGTGCTGGTGGTGGACGACGATGTGCGGAATATTTTCGCGCTGACGGCGCGGCTGGAGGCTTACGGGATGATTGTGACGTTTGCCGAGAGCGGCAAAGCGGCGATCGATCAGTTGCAGGCCGATCCGGTGTGCGACGTGGTGTTGATGGATGTGATGATGCCGGAGATGGACGGTTACGAAGCGATCCGGCGGTTGCGCGCGGACAGCCGTTTCGCGCGGCTGCCGATCATCTCCGTCACGGCCAAGGCGATGAAGGGTGATCGCGAACGGTGCATCGAAGCGGGTGCGTCGGACTACATCACGAAGCCGGTCGATACCGAAAAACTTATCTCGCTTCTGCGTGTCTGGCTGTACCGGTGA
- a CDS encoding hybrid sensor histidine kinase/response regulator, with protein MNQRTNILLVDDEPRNLDVLEGVLESDEYRLVRAANAQETLLALLNEEFAVIVLDIQMPGMSGIELAHLIKQREKTQHIPIIFLTAFYQDEQRMIEGYNVGAVDYLTKPANPKVLRSKVAVFVDLFRKTTALQKTNDALGLEILQRQKAEYALRETNDALEARVEVRTAALRQARDEAERAGRAKDDFLAALSHELRTPLSPVLLIASEAAGNTAFPDEARILFGTIRKNVELEARLIDDLLDLTRIMRGKLALTLKPRDVHTLLEDAIATVRPDIEQKKLSLKLDLATLRRHVAADDVRLQQVFWNILKNAVKFTPEAGTITVVTRYTAKDDAITVAITDTGIGLSADEISRVFDAFSQGDHAIGGRSHRFGGLGLGLTISRSLVEHHDGTLSISSPGRDQGATFTVELPLLSTTADSGNGSAHTSTGTTPPLISSPRNRRVLLVEDHEPTRKTLEALLRRRHFEVSASGSLAEARALAATRGFDLLISDIGLPDGTGFDLMREMKERYDIRGIALSGYGMEEDIAQSQSAGFLVHLVKPIQIQSLDKALADLQQ; from the coding sequence GTGAATCAGCGCACCAACATCCTGCTCGTCGATGACGAGCCTCGAAACCTGGATGTCCTCGAAGGCGTGCTGGAATCCGATGAGTACCGCCTCGTGCGGGCCGCCAACGCGCAGGAGACTTTGCTCGCGCTTTTGAACGAAGAGTTCGCCGTCATCGTCCTCGACATCCAGATGCCCGGCATGAGCGGGATCGAGCTCGCGCACCTCATCAAGCAACGGGAAAAAACCCAGCACATCCCCATCATCTTCCTCACCGCCTTCTATCAAGACGAGCAGCGCATGATCGAGGGCTACAACGTCGGCGCGGTGGATTATCTCACCAAACCCGCCAACCCAAAAGTCCTTCGCTCCAAAGTCGCTGTATTCGTCGATCTGTTTCGCAAGACCACCGCGCTTCAAAAAACCAACGACGCCCTCGGCCTCGAAATCCTCCAGCGCCAGAAAGCCGAATACGCGCTGCGCGAGACCAACGACGCCTTGGAAGCCCGCGTCGAAGTCCGCACCGCCGCCCTCCGCCAGGCACGCGACGAAGCCGAGCGCGCCGGCCGCGCCAAAGACGATTTTCTCGCCGCGCTCTCTCACGAACTGCGCACTCCTCTCAGCCCCGTGCTCCTCATCGCCAGCGAAGCCGCCGGCAACACCGCCTTTCCCGATGAGGCCCGCATCCTCTTCGGCACCATCCGCAAAAACGTCGAGCTGGAGGCCCGCCTCATCGACGACCTCCTCGATCTCACCCGCATCATGCGCGGCAAACTCGCGCTCACTCTCAAACCCCGCGACGTCCACACACTGCTCGAAGACGCCATCGCCACCGTCCGTCCGGACATCGAACAAAAAAAGCTCTCCCTCAAACTCGATCTCGCCACCCTCCGTCGTCACGTCGCGGCCGACGATGTTCGCCTGCAGCAGGTCTTCTGGAACATCCTCAAGAACGCAGTGAAGTTCACCCCCGAAGCCGGCACGATCACCGTCGTCACACGCTACACCGCGAAGGACGACGCCATCACCGTCGCCATCACCGACACCGGCATCGGCCTCTCTGCCGATGAAATCAGCCGAGTGTTCGATGCGTTTTCCCAGGGCGATCACGCCATCGGCGGTCGCTCCCACCGCTTCGGTGGCCTCGGCCTCGGCCTCACCATCTCACGCAGTCTCGTCGAACATCACGACGGCACCCTCAGCATCAGCAGCCCCGGCCGCGACCAGGGAGCCACCTTCACCGTCGAACTTCCGCTGCTCTCAACCACCGCAGACTCCGGTAACGGCTCCGCCCATACATCCACCGGCACCACGCCTCCGCTGATAAGTTCGCCCCGCAATCGCCGCGTCCTGCTCGTCGAAGACCACGAGCCCACTCGCAAAACCCTCGAAGCCCTGCTCCGCCGGCGACACTTCGAAGTCTCCGCATCCGGCAGCCTCGCCGAAGCCCGCGCCCTCGCCGCCACCCGCGGCTTCGACCTGCTCATCTCCGACATCGGCCTCCCCGACGGCACCGGCTTCGACCTCATGCGCGAGATGAAAGAGCGCTACGACATCCGCGGCATCGCTCTCAGCGGATACGGCATGGAGGAGGACATCGCCCAAAGCCAGTCCGCCGGCTTCCTCGTCCACCTCGTTAAACCCATCCAGATCCAGTCCTTGGACAAAGCCCTCGCCGACTTGCAGCAGTAG
- a CDS encoding NAD(P)-dependent oxidoreductase, with protein sequence MKTIGVIGLGIIGGVWAKNYEAAGVLAGVWNRTAQPEFPKWKREAREVASAADVVQIVVADPPAVQSVLDAILPALGPGKIVVQSSTIDGESSDGFLKQVTAKGARYLEAPFTGSKPAAEQKKTIFFLGGDAALVAELEPLLALVSETRFHIGTHRQATAIKLAMNLNIAVQMQGLGEALTFARRAGVSDETFFTVIKKNVSNSGLVALKEPKLRAEDFSPQFSVKHMLKDMRLASRTTGCEEMPMLDTIRGCLHATAQAGYADEDFSALIRLLGPQER encoded by the coding sequence ATGAAAACCATCGGAGTTATTGGGCTGGGGATTATTGGCGGAGTTTGGGCGAAGAATTATGAGGCGGCGGGGGTGCTTGCCGGTGTTTGGAATCGGACGGCGCAGCCGGAGTTTCCGAAGTGGAAACGCGAGGCGCGCGAGGTGGCGTCGGCGGCGGATGTGGTGCAGATCGTTGTCGCTGATCCACCGGCGGTGCAGTCGGTGCTCGATGCGATCCTGCCCGCGCTCGGGCCGGGGAAGATCGTGGTGCAATCGAGCACGATCGACGGGGAGAGCAGCGATGGGTTTTTGAAGCAGGTGACGGCGAAGGGGGCGCGTTATCTCGAGGCGCCGTTTACCGGGAGCAAGCCGGCGGCGGAGCAGAAGAAGACGATTTTCTTCCTCGGTGGAGACGCGGCGCTGGTGGCGGAGCTGGAGCCGTTGCTGGCGCTCGTATCCGAAACGCGGTTTCACATCGGGACGCACCGGCAGGCGACGGCGATCAAGCTGGCGATGAATCTGAACATCGCGGTGCAGATGCAGGGGCTGGGCGAGGCGCTGACGTTTGCGCGGCGGGCGGGCGTGAGCGACGAGACATTTTTCACGGTCATCAAGAAGAACGTGAGCAACTCAGGGCTGGTGGCGCTGAAGGAGCCGAAGCTGCGGGCGGAGGATTTTTCGCCGCAGTTTTCGGTGAAGCATATGCTCAAGGATATGCGGCTGGCGTCGCGGACGACGGGTTGCGAGGAGATGCCGATGCTCGATACGATCCGCGGGTGTCTGCACGCGACGGCGCAGGCGGGCTATGCGGATGAGGATTTCTCGGCGTTGATCCGGCTGCTGGGGCCGCAGGAACGCTGA
- a CDS encoding MTAP family purine nucleoside phosphorylase, producing MKIAFVSGTSIVKSELFSSWETKTVETVYGAVQVKTRGEHVLINRHGYGVPKPPHAINYRANIRALADLGFIDVVSVNSVGSLKAELPPGTLVSCADYVGLQQGPQTFFDDELKGGAPGIDNNLIPMLVGKLVPEFSIQTGKVYVQMRGPRFETKREVQIIKDWGDVVGMTAAHEADLCREIGLRYNSLAMVDNYANGLMGGDVDFAKFHELVKNNQATVNRLFMRLLEIFSE from the coding sequence ATGAAAATCGCGTTTGTCAGCGGCACGAGCATTGTGAAGTCGGAGCTTTTTTCTTCGTGGGAAACGAAGACGGTGGAGACGGTTTATGGGGCGGTGCAGGTGAAGACGCGCGGCGAGCATGTGCTCATCAACCGTCATGGTTACGGGGTGCCGAAGCCGCCTCATGCGATCAACTACCGGGCGAATATCCGGGCGCTGGCGGATCTGGGGTTTATCGATGTGGTGTCGGTCAACTCGGTGGGATCGTTGAAGGCGGAGCTGCCGCCGGGGACGCTCGTTTCGTGCGCGGACTATGTGGGGCTTCAGCAGGGGCCGCAGACGTTTTTCGACGACGAGCTGAAGGGCGGCGCTCCGGGGATAGATAACAATTTGATCCCGATGTTAGTGGGGAAGCTGGTGCCAGAGTTTTCGATTCAGACGGGCAAAGTTTATGTGCAGATGCGCGGGCCGAGATTTGAGACGAAGCGGGAAGTGCAGATCATCAAAGACTGGGGCGATGTCGTGGGGATGACGGCGGCGCATGAAGCGGATTTATGCCGGGAGATCGGGCTGCGGTATAACTCGCTCGCGATGGTGGATAATTACGCGAACGGGCTGATGGGCGGGGACGTGGACTTCGCGAAATTTCACGAGCTGGTGAAAAATAATCAGGCGACGGTGAACCGGTTGTTTATGCGGTTGCTGGAGATTTTTTCGGAGTGA
- a CDS encoding acetylxylan esterase, which translates to MPLIDKPLAELKKYRGLNPRPTNFDAYWRESLAELDALDPQITLIPNKTIKPAHAECFDLWFTGVGGARIHAKYLRPKSAANASETHPALLQFHGYSGNSGDWADKLNFVHEGFCVAALDVRGQGGQSEDVGGVKGNTLQGQIIRGLDDPDAKKLLFRAIFLDTALLARVVMSLPEIDATRVGAMGASQGGALTLACAALEPRIKRAASIFPFLCDYQRVWEMDQAKDAYQELRNYFRSFDPRHENEKNVFEKLGYIDCQHLAPRIKAEVLMLTGLMDTICPPSTQFAAYNKIKSKKRMIVYPDFGHEGLPGSGDALFEFFRDL; encoded by the coding sequence ATGCCTCTCATCGACAAGCCCCTCGCCGAACTCAAAAAATACCGCGGCCTCAACCCGCGCCCCACCAACTTCGACGCCTACTGGCGTGAGTCCCTCGCCGAGCTCGATGCCCTCGATCCGCAGATCACGCTCATCCCCAACAAAACCATCAAGCCCGCCCACGCTGAGTGCTTCGACCTCTGGTTCACCGGCGTCGGCGGCGCCCGCATCCACGCCAAATACCTCCGTCCCAAATCCGCCGCCAACGCCTCCGAGACTCACCCCGCCCTCCTCCAATTCCACGGCTACTCCGGCAACAGCGGCGACTGGGCCGACAAACTCAACTTCGTCCACGAGGGCTTCTGCGTCGCCGCCCTAGATGTCCGCGGCCAGGGCGGCCAGTCCGAGGACGTTGGCGGCGTTAAAGGCAACACCCTCCAGGGCCAGATCATCCGCGGCCTCGACGACCCCGACGCGAAGAAACTTCTCTTCCGTGCCATCTTTCTCGATACCGCACTCCTCGCCCGCGTCGTCATGAGCCTCCCCGAGATCGACGCCACCCGCGTCGGCGCCATGGGCGCCTCCCAAGGCGGTGCCCTCACCCTCGCCTGCGCCGCCCTCGAACCCCGCATCAAACGCGCCGCCTCGATCTTCCCCTTCCTCTGCGACTACCAGCGCGTCTGGGAAATGGACCAGGCCAAGGACGCCTACCAAGAGCTCCGAAACTACTTCCGTTCCTTCGATCCACGGCACGAAAACGAAAAGAACGTCTTCGAAAAACTCGGCTACATCGACTGCCAGCACCTCGCCCCCCGCATCAAAGCCGAGGTTCTCATGCTCACCGGCCTGATGGACACCATCTGCCCGCCATCGACGCAGTTCGCCGCCTACAACAAAATCAAATCGAAGAAGCGCATGATCGTGTATCCGGACTTCGGCCACGAGGGCCTCCCCGGCTCCGGCGACGCCCTCTTTGAATTCTTCCGCGACTTGTGA
- a CDS encoding 4a-hydroxytetrahydrobiopterin dehydratase produces MSTPLTAKEIQDALGELQGWARDGDALAKTYVFGSFREAFGFMTRVAFEAEALNHHPEWTNVYNRVVVRLSTHDAGGKVTAKDVALAKRMERIGGVK; encoded by the coding sequence ATGAGCACTCCACTGACGGCGAAGGAAATCCAGGATGCGTTGGGCGAATTGCAGGGATGGGCGAGGGATGGCGATGCGCTGGCGAAGACGTACGTGTTTGGGTCGTTTCGCGAGGCGTTCGGGTTTATGACGCGGGTGGCGTTCGAGGCGGAAGCGCTGAACCATCATCCGGAGTGGACGAATGTGTACAACCGGGTGGTCGTGCGGCTGAGCACGCACGACGCGGGCGGGAAGGTGACGGCGAAGGATGTGGCGCTGGCGAAGCGGATGGAGCGGATCGGCGGGGTGAAATGA
- a CDS encoding isoprenyl transferase — MSSARPAPSSPTTIPQHVAIIMDGNGRWAKQRGLPRIEGHRRGVETVRTIIDATRELGIRYLTLYAFSVENWKRPQDEVGALMSLLEYFLKRETKTLVKNRVRLLTIGRTQDLPEVVRKQLDAAIAATAAFTEHTLVLALNYGSRTEVIDAARAYAAAVAAGKEKLNDNSWETFSRYLYTGVHIPDPDLVIRTSGETRVSNFLLLQSAYAEFVFTPVLWPDFTKAELASAVDVFSKRERRFGQTSEQLSPAKRA; from the coding sequence ATGTCTTCCGCCCGTCCCGCGCCCTCCTCACCGACCACGATCCCGCAACACGTCGCGATCATCATGGACGGCAACGGCCGCTGGGCCAAACAACGCGGCCTCCCCCGCATCGAGGGACACCGCCGCGGCGTCGAAACCGTCCGCACCATCATCGACGCCACCCGCGAACTCGGCATCCGCTATCTCACCCTCTACGCATTCTCCGTCGAAAACTGGAAACGCCCTCAGGACGAAGTCGGCGCATTGATGAGCCTCCTCGAGTATTTCCTGAAACGCGAAACCAAGACCCTCGTCAAAAATCGCGTCCGCCTGCTCACCATCGGCCGCACGCAGGACTTGCCCGAAGTCGTCCGCAAACAACTCGACGCTGCCATCGCCGCCACCGCCGCCTTCACGGAGCACACCCTCGTCCTCGCGCTCAACTACGGCTCCCGCACCGAAGTCATCGACGCCGCCCGCGCCTACGCCGCCGCCGTCGCCGCCGGAAAGGAAAAACTCAACGACAACTCCTGGGAAACCTTCAGCCGCTACCTCTACACCGGCGTGCACATCCCCGATCCCGATCTCGTCATCCGCACGTCCGGCGAAACTCGCGTCAGCAATTTTCTGCTCCTCCAAAGCGCCTACGCCGAATTCGTTTTCACCCCTGTACTCTGGCCCGACTTCACCAAAGCCGAACTCGCCTCCGCCGTGGATGTCTTTTCGAAACGCGAACGCCGCTTCGGCCAGACCAGCGAACAACTCAGCCCCGCAAAGCGGGCCTGA